GCACCGGAGTGGCACGGCACCGGGTCGCCGTCGTGCTGGGTTCGGGGTGGCAGGAGGCGGCCGCCGCGTTCGGCGATCCGGTGGCGACCGTACCGATGAGCGAGCTGCCCGGCTTCGGCCGACCGACCGCACAGGGGCATCGCGGCACGGTGTTGTCGGTCGAGGTCGCCGGGCTGCCGACGCTGGTGCTGCTCGGCCGCAACCATCTGTACGAGGGCAACCCACCCGCGCAGGTCGCTGCGCCGATCGCCGCCGTCGCTGCCGCCGGGGTGGACACCGTGCTGCTGACCAACGCGGCCGGCGGCATCCGGGCCGATCTGCCCGTCGGTGCGCCGGTCCTGATCGCCGACCACCTGAACCTGACCGGGGCGAGCCCGCTGGCCGGGGCCCGGTTCGTGGACCTGGTCGATGCCTACGACCCGGCGCTGCGTCGGCTCGCCCGGAAAATCGCTCCCGACTTGCCCGAGGGCGTATACGCCGGGCTGCGCGGGCCGCAGTACGAGACGCCGGCCGAGATCGCGATGCTGCGCACGCTGGGCGCCGATCTGGTGGGGATGTCGACGGTGTTGGAGACCATCGCCGCCCGTGCGCTCGGGCTGCGCGTACTCGGCATCTCGCTGGTCACCAACGCAGCCGCGGGCGTCACCGGGCAGCCGCTCTCGCATGCCGAGGTCCTGGCCGAAGGGCGGGCAGCGGCGCCCCGGCTGGGCGCATTGCTGCGCGAGCTGGTGAGCCGGCTGTGAGCCCACTCCGGTTCGGCACCGCCGGTCTGCGTGGCCCGCTCCGCGACGGACCGGACGGGATGAACGTCGAGACGGTGGAGCGGGCCACCGCCGGCCTGGCCGCCTGGCTGCAGGGTCGCTGCCTCGGCGGCGGGACGGTGGTGGTGGGCCGCGATGCCCGGCACGGTTCGGCCGAGTTCGCGACCGCGACCGCCGAGGTCTTCGCCGCGGCGGGATTCGCGGTGCACCTCCTGCCGGAGCCCCTCCCGACCCCGGTGACCGCGTTCGCCGTGCGAGCGCTGGGCGCGGTGGCCGGGGTACAGATCACCGCCTCGCACAACCCCCGCGGCGACAACGGGTACAAGGTGTACCTCGACGGGGGCGCCCAGCTGGTCGCGCCGGCCGATGCCGAGATCGAGGCGGCGATCACCGCTGCTGCACCGCCGGCGCGCCGACCGGTTACCCCGGCGGGCGACGAGATATGGCACAGCTACGTCGAACGTGCCGCCACGCTGCCCCGCGGCTCGGCCCGCGAGCTGCGGATCGTGCTGACTGCGCTGCACGGCGTCGGGACGACGACGGCGCTTGCGGTGCTTGCTGCGGCGGGCTTCACCGATGTGCATATCGTTGCAGCACAAAGCAATCCCGACCCCGACTTTCCGACCGTGCCGTTCCCCAACCCGGAGGAGCCGGGCGCCTGCGACCTGTTGCTCGCCGAAGCGGCTGCCGTCGACGCCGACCTGGCGATCGCGCTCGACCCGGACGCGGATCGATGCGCCGTCGGCGTTCCGGCGTCCGGGGGGTGGCGGATGCTGCGCGGCGACGAGACCGGGGTGCTGCTCGCCGAGCACGTACTCGCCTGCACCGGACCGGACCCCCTGGTGGCCACGACGATCGTGTCCTCCCGGCTGCTCGGCAAGCTCGCCGCGGCTCGGGGCGCCCGGTACGCCGAGACCCTGACCGGGTTCAAGTGGCTGGTCCGCGCCGGTTCGGGCCTGGTCTACGCCTACGAGGAGGCGATCGGGCACTGTGTCGACCCGGCGGCGGTCCGGGACAAGGACGGGATCACCGCGGCCCTGCTCGCCGCCGACCTGGCAGCAACCCTGAAGGATCGGGGCCGGACGTTGCTGGACGTGCTGGACGGCTACGCCGACGAGTTCGGCCCGCACGTCGGGGATCAGGTGTCGCTGCGCCGCGACGACGCCGCCGCGGTGCTCGCCCGGCTGCGGGCGGAGCCGCCGCCGACGCTCGTCGGCGAGCCGGTCACGATCACCGATTACGCCACCCGCCGGGGACCGCTGCGCACCGACGCGCTGGCCTTGGCGACCGAGCACACCCGGGTGGTGGTCCGGCCGTCCGGCACCGAGCCGAAGCTGAAGTTCTATCTCGAAGCGTTCGGGGCCGATGCGGCGGAACGGGTTTCGGCCGTGCGGGAGTGGGTGGACCGACTGTCGGCGCTATCGCGGCCCGAA
Above is a genomic segment from Skermania piniformis containing:
- a CDS encoding purine-nucleoside phosphorylase, translated to MTAATTATAEQAAAMLAERTGVARHRVAVVLGSGWQEAAAAFGDPVATVPMSELPGFGRPTAQGHRGTVLSVEVAGLPTLVLLGRNHLYEGNPPAQVAAPIAAVAAAGVDTVLLTNAAGGIRADLPVGAPVLIADHLNLTGASPLAGARFVDLVDAYDPALRRLARKIAPDLPEGVYAGLRGPQYETPAEIAMLRTLGADLVGMSTVLETIAARALGLRVLGISLVTNAAAGVTGQPLSHAEVLAEGRAAAPRLGALLRELVSRL
- a CDS encoding phospho-sugar mutase; protein product: MNVETVERATAGLAAWLQGRCLGGGTVVVGRDARHGSAEFATATAEVFAAAGFAVHLLPEPLPTPVTAFAVRALGAVAGVQITASHNPRGDNGYKVYLDGGAQLVAPADAEIEAAITAAAPPARRPVTPAGDEIWHSYVERAATLPRGSARELRIVLTALHGVGTTTALAVLAAAGFTDVHIVAAQSNPDPDFPTVPFPNPEEPGACDLLLAEAAAVDADLAIALDPDADRCAVGVPASGGWRMLRGDETGVLLAEHVLACTGPDPLVATTIVSSRLLGKLAAARGARYAETLTGFKWLVRAGSGLVYAYEEAIGHCVDPAAVRDKDGITAALLAADLAATLKDRGRTLLDVLDGYADEFGPHVGDQVSLRRDDAAAVLARLRAEPPPTLVGEPVTITDYATRRGPLRTDALALATEHTRVVVRPSGTEPKLKFYLEAFGADAAERVSAVREWVDRLSALSRPELPVTGVAQAGHDEGGVVEPFVDHADHQPDR